The Setaria italica strain Yugu1 chromosome IX, Setaria_italica_v2.0, whole genome shotgun sequence genome has a window encoding:
- the LOC101785910 gene encoding protein ENHANCED DISEASE RESISTANCE 2 — protein MSSSSSVVYEGWMVRYGRRKIGRSFVHTRYFVLEPRMLSYYKRKPQHKADKVGGKLPIKSLPIDGNCRVEDRGLKMHHGHMLYVLCVYNKREKHNRITMAAFNIQEALIWKEKIEMVIDQQQGAAQSDGNRAFSSSQQKASLENGRKSSSSDHESQYSHEEEEEEEEENQRSLLRRTTIGNGPPESLYDWTRENDLGISNQGSPDQVFSRGHWRLVRCQNGLRIFEELQDVDYLARSCSRAMKAVGVVEASCEAIFQLVMSMDTTRFEWDCSFQYGSLVEEVDGHTAILYHRLQLDWFPMFVWPRDLCYVRYWRRNDDGSYVVLFQSREHPNCGPQPGFVRADIESGGFNISPLKSRNGRTRTQVQHLMQIDLKGWGVGYVPSFQQHCLLHMLNSVAGLREWFSQSDESQVLPRIPVMVNMTPSVSSKKGKKAQENTTQTSLPMDPSRHSTVLEEESDEDDEFLIPESEQEPSTRENAADVRQPEPGRDEEDSDQIDLSGFSGNLRRDDRDNSRDCWRISDGNNFRVRSKNFVYDKSKVPAGKPLMELVAVDWFKDTKRMDHVARRKGCVVQVAAEKGLFALAINLQVPGTTNYSMVFYFVTKKLIPNSLLQRFVDGDDEFRNSRFKLIPSVPKGSWIVRQSVGSTPCLLGKAVDITYIRGANYLEIDVDIGSSTVANGVLGLVCGVITTLVVDMAFLVQGNTYEELPERLIGAVRMSHIELSSAVVPVLED, from the exons atgtcgtcgtcctcgtcggtgGTGTACGAGGGGTGGATGGTCCGTTACGGTCGGCGCAAGATCGGCCGATCCTTCGTCCACACCCGCTACTTCGTGCTGGAGCCGCGGATGCTGTCCTACTACAAGCGCAAGCCGCAGCACAAAGCTGACAAGGTCGGGGGGAAGCTCCCCATCAAGTCCCTCCCCATCGACGGCAACTGCAGGGTCGAGGACAGGGGGCTCAAGATGCACCACGGACAT ATGCTTTACGTTTTGTGCGTTTACAACAAAAGGGAGAAGCACAACCGCATCACG ATGGCGGCATTCAACATACAGGAGGCTCTAATTTGGAAGGAGAAAATTGAGATGGTCATTGATCAG CAACAAGGAGCAGCACAGAGTGATGGCAACAGGGCTTTTAGCTCATCGCAGCAAAAGGCTAGCTTAGAAAATGGAAGGaagtcttcttcctctgaccACGAAAGTCA GTACAGtcatgaagaggaagaggaggaggaggaggagaatcAGCGATCATTGCTAAGGAGAACAACAATTGGGAATG GCCCTCCAGAATCATTGTATGATTGGACCCGTGAAAATGATTTGGGAATATCTAATCAGGGAAGCCCTGACCAAGTTTTCTCTAGAGGACACTGGCGCCTTGTCAGATGCCAGAATG GCCTCCGCATTTTTGAGGAGCTCCAAGATGTTGATTACCTT GCACGAAGCTGTAGCAGGGCAATGAAGGCTGTTGGTGTGGTTGAAGCCTCCTGCGAGGCTATATTTCAGCTTGTCATGAGCATGGATACTACACGTTTTGA GTGGGACTGCAGCTTCCAGTATGGTAGTCTAGTAGAGGAGGTTGATGGCCACACTGCAATACTATACCATAGGCTACAACTGGATTGGTTCCCAAT GTTTGTTTGGCCTCGCGATCTTTGTTATGTGCGCTATTGGCGGCGTAATGATGATGGAAGCTATG TTGTGCTGTTTCAATCCAGAGAGCACCCAAACTGTGGTCCACAACCAGGATTTGTAAGGGCAGATATTGAGA GTGGTGGCTTCAACATTTCTCCACTGAAATCCCGTAATGGAAGAACCCGAACACAAGTGCAGCATCTTATGCAGATAGATTTGAAGGGCTGGGGGGTTGGTTATGTACCTTCGTTTCAGCAGCATTGCCTCCTTCATATGCTGAACAGTGTTGCTG GGCTCAGGGAATGGTTTTCACAAAGTGATGAGAGTCAAGTGCTTCCTAGGATTCCTGTTATGGTCAACATGACTCCATCTGTTTCTTCAAAGAAAGGCAAAAAAGCACAAGAGAATACTACGCAAACCAGCCTACCGATGGATCCAAGCAGACATTCTACAGTTCTTGAGGAGGAGTCTGATGAAGATGACGAATTTCTGATACCTGAATCTGAACAAGAG CCATCAACTCGTGAGAATGCTGCAGATGTTAGACAGCCAGAGCCAG GGCGGGATGAGGAGGATTCAGATCAGATTGATTTATCTGGGTTTTCTGGGAATTTACGTCGGGATGACCGTGATAACAGTCGTGACTGCTGGAGAATATCCGATGGGAACAACTTCAGAGTTCGAAGCAAGAATTTTGTATATGACAAAAGCAAG GTTCCGGCAGGAAAGCCTCTTATGGAGCTTGTTGCTGTTGACTGGTTTAAAGATACAAAGCGAATGGACCATGTTGCTAGAAGAAAAGGCTGTGTGGTTCAA GTAGCGGCTGAGAAGGGGCTGTTTGCATTGGCTATAAATCTACAA GTTCCTGGCACAACAAACTATAGTATGGTTTTCTACTTTGTTACGAAGAAACTGATACCAAATTCCTTATTGCAACGGTTTGTTGATGGCGATGACGAATTTCGGAATAGTAGGTTTAAGCTGATACCATCAGTACCTAAG GGCTCATGGATTGTCCGCCAAAGTGTTGGCAGCACACCTTGTCTATTAGGCAAGGCAGTTGACATTACCTATATCCGCGGAGCAAATTACTTAGAA ATAGATGTGGACATTGGCTCGTCTACAGTGGCGAATGGAGTCTTGGGGCTTGTATGTGGTGTGATAACGACGCTAGTTGTGGACATGGCTTTCCTTGTCCAG GGTAATACATACGAGGAGCTCCCAGAACGGTTGATTGGGGCAGTTCGCATGTCGCATATTGAATTGTCATCTGCAGTAGTTCCGGTGCTTGAGGATTAA